One window of the Bradyrhizobium sp. NP1 genome contains the following:
- a CDS encoding tetratricopeptide repeat protein: MLVEDFSLADVLTGAATKAVPSTPEAFRQASALHDAGRFDEAESVLRTAIARDPTNPELRNARGVMYAAMNRQFDAVCCYRDAIACDPTSAGIWTNLGNSLTRLRHLKSAIMAHRRAIALAKTDDPLLWHNLGASLAEAGQHGEAIGAFTRAIQLDPDRSTAKWDRGCSYLHLGNYRQAWPDYEMRRFTGQLPAKKLPGKPWAGEPYAGKRLVLVVKQGFGDAIWAARYLPKVKALGGELVMECQSELIPLIEGLGAVDRLIPRDHPLPEADFYCYLCSLPGLFTHEFASIPATPYFQAPSDRRAKFETIFQPTVGKVKVGIVWSGSVTFQRNSERAQPLRRFLQAFALPGIQLYSLQKGPPEQELRALPHGGPIIDLAPHIDDFADTAAAIAALDLVIMTDSAVAHLAGAMGKRVWVLLGHVAHWLWLLDRVESPWYPSLRLFRPRAAGDWDYVFDSASAELMTLAKLA; this comes from the coding sequence GTGCTGGTTGAGGATTTTAGCCTCGCCGACGTGCTGACCGGCGCTGCAACGAAAGCTGTTCCGAGTACGCCAGAAGCGTTTCGTCAGGCGAGCGCGCTGCATGATGCCGGTAGGTTCGACGAGGCCGAATCCGTATTGCGTACTGCGATTGCGCGCGATCCTACGAATCCCGAACTGCGTAATGCACGGGGCGTGATGTACGCCGCGATGAATCGGCAGTTCGATGCGGTGTGCTGCTATCGTGATGCAATTGCGTGTGACCCGACTTCTGCTGGCATTTGGACTAACCTAGGCAATAGCCTCACTCGTTTAAGGCACCTCAAGAGTGCTATCATGGCTCATCGGCGCGCCATCGCGCTCGCGAAGACGGATGATCCGCTGCTCTGGCATAATCTCGGTGCTTCGCTAGCGGAAGCTGGCCAGCATGGTGAGGCCATCGGAGCCTTCACTAGGGCAATCCAGCTTGATCCTGACCGATCGACGGCAAAGTGGGATCGCGGCTGCAGCTATCTCCATCTCGGCAATTACCGGCAGGCTTGGCCAGATTATGAGATGCGCCGTTTCACTGGACAACTGCCAGCAAAGAAGCTGCCGGGGAAGCCTTGGGCCGGCGAGCCCTATGCAGGAAAACGGCTCGTCCTGGTGGTCAAGCAGGGCTTCGGCGATGCTATTTGGGCGGCTCGCTATCTGCCCAAAGTCAAGGCGCTGGGCGGAGAGCTCGTGATGGAATGCCAAAGCGAACTCATTCCGCTAATCGAGGGCCTAGGAGCGGTGGATCGGCTGATCCCGCGCGATCATCCGCTCCCGGAGGCAGATTTTTATTGTTATCTTTGCAGTCTGCCGGGGCTGTTCACGCATGAATTCGCCTCGATACCTGCCACTCCCTATTTCCAGGCGCCTAGTGATCGGAGAGCGAAATTCGAAACAATCTTTCAGCCGACAGTTGGGAAGGTCAAGGTCGGAATCGTATGGTCAGGGAGCGTTACGTTCCAGCGTAACTCAGAGCGCGCTCAACCACTACGGCGTTTCCTACAGGCGTTCGCGCTACCAGGAATCCAGCTCTACAGTTTGCAGAAGGGGCCGCCCGAGCAAGAGCTTCGTGCCCTTCCGCACGGTGGCCCAATCATTGATCTCGCACCCCACATCGATGATTTCGCCGACACCGCTGCAGCCATCGCTGCGCTCGACCTGGTCATCATGACCGATAGTGCTGTGGCACATCTCGCCGGTGCAATGGGTAAACGAGTCTGGGTCCTACTCGGACACGTAGCCCACTGGCTGTGGTTGCTCGATCGCGTCGAAAGCCCTTGGTATCCATCGCTTCGCCTTTTCCGACCCCGAGCCGCAGGGGACTGGGACTACGTCTTCGACTCCGCTTCCGCCGAACTGATGACACTCGCAAAGCTTGCGTGA
- a CDS encoding tyrosine-type recombinase/integrase, which yields MDLDDLCFHDLRHEGTSRLFEAGFSIQQVAMVTGHKDWRMLRCYTNLKPEDLHKMQTTAQPSLEQFLATLVAN from the coding sequence ATTGATCTCGACGATTTGTGTTTTCACGATTTGCGCCATGAAGGCACAAGTCGCCTCTTTGAAGCGGGTTTCTCGATACAGCAGGTTGCCATGGTGACGGGCCACAAGGATTGGCGGATGTTACGGTGCTATACGAACCTAAAGCCCGAAGATCTGCACAAAATGCAGACCACTGCACAGCCTTCGCTGGAGCAATTCCTCGCAACACTGGTTGCGAACTAG
- a CDS encoding autoinducer binding domain-containing protein gives MRIIDASDIPAINDILSSAETESAVSEATDVTSSALDLSCFAYLSLPHKPNGKPHLISTYPVRWTTHYMQNHYHRINPVDRWETGKMGSRGPRGAARHCRSRSFRARSQFVQTPPNTLS, from the coding sequence ATGCGCATTATTGATGCATCTGATATTCCAGCGATTAACGATATTCTTTCGAGCGCCGAAACGGAGTCAGCTGTCTCCGAGGCGACAGACGTCACATCCTCGGCTTTAGACCTTTCCTGCTTTGCGTATCTGTCGCTTCCGCACAAGCCGAACGGCAAACCACATCTGATCTCAACATACCCAGTGAGGTGGACCACGCACTACATGCAAAATCACTATCATCGAATCAATCCGGTTGACCGTTGGGAAACAGGGAAAATGGGATCGCGTGGTCCTCGCGGCGCAGCGCGCCATTGCCGCTCGCGGTCCTTCCGTGCTCGGTCCCAGTTCGTACAGACGCCCCCCAACACTCTGTCCTGA
- a CDS encoding tyrosine-type recombinase/integrase yields MIDHHCGAGPCYKGKSNERDRRPTQNELNRLIEYAETNPQQFIPLERIIRFAVATAMRQAEICRIEWSDVDMSKRTVTIRDRKDPRRKEGNHQIVPSSIPRATTHGRSFSSNVLLRAASGACSLTTRNPLELLSVDRAMLLISTICVFTICAMKAQVASLKRVSRYSRLPW; encoded by the coding sequence TTGATCGATCATCACTGTGGAGCCGGTCCCTGCTACAAGGGTAAATCAAACGAGCGCGATCGCCGTCCCACTCAGAACGAACTGAATCGGTTAATCGAATACGCAGAAACTAATCCCCAACAATTCATCCCGCTCGAAAGAATTATTCGCTTTGCAGTAGCGACCGCAATGCGCCAGGCTGAGATCTGCCGGATAGAATGGTCTGATGTCGATATGTCGAAGCGAACGGTCACTATCCGCGATCGCAAGGACCCGCGACGAAAAGAAGGAAACCATCAGATAGTCCCCTCCTCAATTCCACGGGCTACGACGCATGGCAGATCCTTCTCGAGCAACGTATTGTTACGCGCGGCATCGGGCGCGTGTTCCCTTACCACTCGAAATCCGTTGGAGCTGCTTTCCGTCGATCGCGCAATGCTATTGATCTCGACGATTTGTGTTTTCACGATTTGCGCCATGAAGGCACAAGTCGCCTCTTTGAAGCGGGTTTCTCGATACAGCAGGTTGCCATGGTGA
- a CDS encoding GntR family transcriptional regulator, whose translation MPKRKAASGRNEKTFDWSTTLLRTHGGLPLYAQLLTVFRRRIENGEWAVGKRIPTLRQLVDELDVARVTVRHAIGLLQEEGLIGSYPGSGTYVLKRPDSPIWYRIPLTWEKLVGTTPDIEIVSLIDRRAEHPPSPFHGKGKVAQDYHFMRRLLLRHHIPYGIGATYVEENLFQKIGRDAFNLPVPLRLIDTHLKGEIGDTEQTVRAGIAEAEVASLLGLSSHAPVMIVTRSILSKSGVLLYESMGTFRGDFVEIHTEFNPDEKCPTPTKNRRSEKK comes from the coding sequence ATGCCGAAGCGGAAGGCTGCGTCCGGACGGAACGAAAAAACTTTCGATTGGTCAACCACATTGCTGCGTACTCACGGGGGTTTGCCGCTCTACGCGCAGCTCCTAACTGTGTTTCGCCGGCGGATTGAGAATGGTGAGTGGGCAGTCGGGAAGCGCATTCCGACGTTGCGTCAGTTGGTCGACGAGTTGGACGTCGCCCGAGTTACGGTCCGCCATGCGATTGGCCTTCTGCAAGAGGAGGGGCTCATAGGCTCCTATCCAGGCAGCGGAACCTACGTCCTAAAGCGCCCGGACTCTCCGATTTGGTATCGGATACCGCTCACGTGGGAAAAGCTGGTCGGAACAACGCCTGACATTGAAATTGTCTCGCTGATCGATCGTCGCGCCGAACATCCCCCGTCGCCATTCCATGGGAAAGGCAAAGTTGCTCAAGATTACCACTTCATGCGTCGGCTACTGCTGAGACACCATATTCCCTACGGAATCGGCGCTACCTACGTCGAAGAAAACCTCTTTCAAAAAATTGGACGCGATGCGTTCAACTTGCCTGTTCCGCTCAGGTTGATCGACACTCATTTAAAGGGCGAGATAGGCGACACCGAACAAACGGTGCGCGCGGGAATCGCCGAGGCAGAAGTCGCATCTCTGCTCGGGCTGTCGTCCCATGCTCCAGTGATGATCGTCACGCGTTCGATTCTTTCGAAGTCTGGTGTCCTCCTCTACGAGTCGATGGGGACATTCCGCGGCGACTTTGTGGAAATCCACACCGAGTTCAATCCGGATGAGAAGTGTCCCACACCCACCAAGAATCGGCGGTCCGAAAAAAAGTGA